The Equus asinus isolate D_3611 breed Donkey chromosome 15, EquAss-T2T_v2, whole genome shotgun sequence genome includes a window with the following:
- the CEP250 gene encoding centrosome-associated protein CEP250 isoform X3 codes for MFSLKMSKVCLCFAKGPVPPRWENVEEPNLEQLLIRLEEEQQRCESLAEVNTQLRLHMEKADVVNKALREDVEKLTVDWSRARDELMRKESQWQMEQEFFKGYLKGEHGRLLSLWREVVTFRRHFLEMKSATDRDLTELKAEHVRLSGSLLTCCLRLTMGAQSRESDGSGRLDGGEPAQLLLLLAKTQELEKEAHDRSQELIQLKSQGELEKAELQDRVTELSALLIQSQKQNEDYEKMVKALRETMEILETNHAELMEHEASLSRNAQEEKLSLQQVIKDITQVLAMVEEGDNMVQGSGHENSLELDSSGFSSQFDSRDPDKALTLVRSVLTRRRQAVQDLRQQLSGCQEAVSFLQQQHNQWEEEGEALRQRLQKLTGERDTLAGQTVDLQGEVDSLSKERELLQKTREELQQQLEVLEQEAWRLRRTNVELQLQGDSAQGEKEEQQEELHLAVRERERLQETLAGLEARQSESLSELITLREALESSRLEGELLRQEQTEVTTALARAEQSIADLSSSENSLKAEVADLRAATVKLSALNEALALDKVGLSQQLLQLEQENQSVCSRMEAAEQARSALQVGLAEAERSREALWDKSTHLEAQLQKAEETKAELRADLRSIQEEKEEIQEKLSEARHQQEAASAQLEQLHQEAKRQEEVLARAVQEKEALVRERAALEVRLQAVERDRQDLSEQLLGLSSAKELLENSLFEAQQQNSLIEVTKGQLEVQLQTVTQAKEVIQGEVRCLKLELDTERSQAEQERDTAARQLAQAEQEGQTALQRQKSAHEEEVNQLQEKWEKERSWHQQELDKALESLEREKMELEMRLREQQAETEAIRTQREEERAEAESALCQMQLETEKERMSLLETLLQTQKELTDASQQLERLRQDMKVQKLKEQETTGILQTQLREAQRELEQAAQQHRDDLAALQEEGSSLLQEKIELQKQVEDLKTQLVSKDDSQRLVEQEVQEKLREAQECSQIQKELEREKASLTLSLVEKEQRLLVLQEADSARQQELSSLRQDVQEAQGRQKELSAQVELLKQEVREKEADFLAQEAHLLEELEASQVTEQQLRASLWAQEAKAAQLQLRLRSTENQLEALAAEQQPGHHAQAQLASLYSVLQQALGSVCESRPELSGGGDSAPSLLGAEPDQNEARILFKRGPLLTALSAEAVASALHKLHQDLWKTQQARDDLRDQAQKLEQRLTDTEAEKNQVHTELRHLQRQLSQNQEEKSKWERKQSSLESELMELHETVASLQSRLRRAELQGIEAQNERELLQAAKENLTAQVEHLQVSVAEARAQASAVGVLEEDLRTARSALKLKNEEVENERERAQALQEQGELKVAQGKALQENLAILAHTLSEREGEVETLQGKIQELETQREMQKAALEVLSLDLKKRNQEVDLQQEQIQELEKCRSVLEHLPMAVQEREQKLTVQREQIKELEKDRETQRNILEHQLLELEKKAQVIESQKGQIQDLKKQLVTLECLALELEENHHKMECQQKAIEELEGQREMQKVALTHLTLDLEERSQELQVRSSQIHELESHSTLLARELQEKDQEVKSQREQIEELQRQKEHLTQDLERREQEMLLQKERIQVLEDQRTLQTKILEEDLEQIKLSLRERGRELASQRQLIQERAEEGKGQSKAQRGSLEHLKLILRDKEKEVECQQERIQELQEHQDQLEQQLQGLHRKVGETSLLLTQREQEIVVLQQHLQEAREQEELEKQSLQGQLEEAQRALAQRDQELEALQHQQRQAQGQEENVKEKTSTLQRALEQAHMTLKQRQGELEDCKDHVRRLQEELAVEGQRVQALEEVLGDLRAESQEQEKALLALQQQCAEQAQKHEEEARALQDNWLQAEAMLKERDQELDALRADSQSSQHREEAAQGQAEALQEALSKAQAALQEKEQHLLGQAELSRSLEASTATLQAALDSCQAQARQLEEALRKQEDEIKDRDLRHQEALQQLQQVLAQRDEELRHQKKQMQLLEKSLAQRGGDDVIQEKQNPGQEREEEERRGLHESLRELQLILAQKEEEILELREAQQEKSLKDSLHSHKASPVEEPTTKFGSLGPRLQQELDRLQVALRQTEAREIEWREKAQDLALSLAQSKATVSSLQEVAMFLQASVLERDSEQQRLQDELELTRRALEKERLHSPGPTSRAERGPRGEAGVQLGEVSGVEAEPSPGLEEKQLWEQRLEYLQQAVARLEIDRSRLQRHNVQLRTTLEQVERERRKLKRDSMRASRTGVVEISEATASSPTQQDGGGGQMRSSDAKHMVELQKEVALLRAQLALERKQKQDYIARSVQTSRELAGLHHSLSHSLLAVAQAPEATVLEAETRKLDESLTQSLTSPGPVLLCPSPGPSATQATSR; via the exons ATGTTCTCTCTGAAGATGAGTAAGGTTTGTCTCTGTTTTGCTAAGGGACCGGTCCCTCCGAGGTGGGAAAATGTGGAGGAGCCAAACCTAGAACAGCTGCTAATCCGCTTGGAGGAAGAGCAACAGAG GTGTGAGAGTCTAGCAGAGGTGAACACCCAGCTTCGGCTGCACATGGAAAAAGCTGACGTGGTAAATAAAGCCCTTCgggaagatgtggaaaaattgacAGTAGACTGGAGCCGGGCCCGGGATGAGCTCATGAGGAAGGAGAGCCAGTGGCAGATGGAGCAGGAG TTCTTCAAGGGCTACCTAAAAGGGGAGCACGGTCGCCTTCTCAGTTTATGGCGGGAGGTGGTGACCTTCCGACGCCACTTCCTGGAAATGAAGTCAGCCACTGACAG AGATCTGACTGAGCTGAAGGCTGAGCATGTGAGGCTTTCAGGGTCCCTGTTGACCTGTTGTCTGCGCTTGACCATGGGAGCACAGTCTCGGGAATCTGATGGATCTGGGAGACTGGATGGGGGCGAGCCAGcccagctgctgctgctactaGCCAAGAcccaggagctggagaaggaagCCCATGACAGGAGCCAGGAGTTAATACAGCTGAAGAGTCAAGGGGAACTGGAGAAGGCTGAGCTTCAGGATCG GGTGACTGAGCTCTCTGCTCTGCTGATCCAGTCTCAGAAGCAAAATGAAGATTATGAAAAGATGGTAAAGGCTCTGAGAGAGACAATGGAGATCCTG GAGACAAATCATGCAGAATTAATGGAACATGAGGCATCTCTTAGTAGGAATGCCCAAGAGGAGAAGCTGTCTTTACAGCAGGTGATCAAGGATATAACCCAGGTACTG GCCATGGTGGAAGAAGGGGACAATATGGTCCAAGGCTCTGGTCATGAGAACTCCTTGGAGCTGGACTCTAGTGGCTTCTCCTCCCAGTTTGACTCCCGGGACCCAGACAAGGCTCTTACTCTGGTGCGTTCAGTGCTGACTCGGAGACGCCAGGCTGTGCAG GACCTAAGGCAGCAGCTTTCAGGCTGTCAGGAAGCTGTGAGCTTCTTACAGCAGCAACACAATCAGTGGGAGGAAGAGGGTGAGGCCTTGAGACAGCGGCTACAGAAGCTCACTGGAGAGCGGGACACTCTGGCAGGGCAGACCGTGGACCTCCAGGGAGAGGTGGACTCTCTCAGCAA GGAGCGAGAGCTCCTGCAGAAGACCAGGGAAGagctgcagcagcagctggaggTTCTGGAACAGGAGGCATGGCGATTGCGAAGGACCAACGTGGAGCTGCAGCTGCAGGGGGACTCTGCTCAGGGTGAgaaggaggagcagcaggaggagcTGCACCTGGCTGTCCGTGAGAGGGAGCGCCT TCAGGAGACGCTGGCGGGCCTGGAAGCCAGACAATCAGAATCACTCAGTGAGCTGATCACTCTTCGGGAAGCCCTGGAGTCCAGTCGCCTGGAAGGGGAGTTGCTGAGGCAAGAGCAAACAGAAGTGACCACAGCGCTGGCCAGG GCAGAACAGTCCATTGCAGATCTGTCGAGTTCTGAGAACAGCCTGAAGGCTGAGGTAGCTGATCTTCGGGCTGCAACTGTCAAGCTCAGTGCCTTAAATGAGGCTTTGGCCTTAGACAAAGTTGGGCTGAGCCAGCAGCTTCTCCAG TTAGAACAAGAGAACCAGTCTGTGTGCAGCAGAATGGAAGCAGCAGAGCAGGCAAGAAGTGCTTTGCAGGTGGGCCTGGCAGAGGCGGAGAGGAGCAGGGAAGCCCTTTGGGACAAGAGCACTCACCTGGAGGCTCAGCTGCAGAAAGCAGAGGAGACCAAGGCTGAGCTGCGGGCAGATCTCAGGAGCatccaagaagagaaggaagaaattcaagagaaaCTTAGTGAG GCACGTCACCAGCAGGAGGCAGCCTCAGCTCAGCTGGAGCAGCTGCATCAGGAGGCAAAGCGACAGGAAGAAGTGCTTGCCCGGGCAGTCCAGGAGAAGGAGGCCCTAGTCCGGGAGAGGGCGGCTCTAGAGGTGCGGCTGCAGGCTGTGGAGCGGGACCGGCAGGACCTCTCTGAACAACTGCTGGGGCTCAG CTCAGCCAAGGAGCTACTGGAGAACAGTCTGTTTGAAGCCCAACAACAAAATTCTCTGATAGAGGTCACCAAGGGGCAGCTGGAGGTTCAGCTTCAAACTGTCACTCAAGCCAAGGAAGTAATCCAAG GGGAAGTGAGGTGCCTAAAGTTGGAACTGGACACTGAACGGAGCCAGGCAGAGCAGGAGCGGGATACAGCAGCCAGACAGCTGGCCCAAGCTGAGCAAGAGGGACAGACTGCCCTGCAGCGACAGAAGTCAGCCCATGAAGAGGAAGTGAACCAACTCCAGGAGAAATGG GAGAAAGAGCGCTCTTGGCACCAGCAGGAGCTAGATAAGGCTCTGGAGAGCctagaaagggagaaaatggagcTGGAAATGAGGCTGAGGGAGCAGCAGGCAGAAACCGAGGCCATCCGGACGCAGAGGGAAGAAGAACGGGCTGAGGCCGAGAGCGCCCTGTGCCag ATGCAGCtcgaaacagagaaagagagaatgtccCTCCTGGAGACACTGCTGCAGACTCAGAAGGAACTGACAGATGCCAGCCAACAACTGGAACGGCTGAGGCAGGACATGAAGGTTCAGAAGTTAAAGGAGCAG GAGACCACTGGGATCCTGCAGACCCAGCTCCGGGAGGCTCAGCGGGAGCTGGAGCAGGCAGCCCAGCAGCACAGAGATGACCTTGCTGCCCTCCAAGAAGAGGGGAGCAGCCTGCTGCAGGAGAAGATAGAGCTGCAGAAGCAG GTGGAGGACTTGAAGACTCAGCTTGTTTCCAAGGATGACTCCCAAAGGCTGGTGGAGCAGGAGGTTCAGGAGAAGCTGAGAGAGGCCCAGGAGTGTAGCCAAATTCAgaaggagctggagagagagaaagccag CCTGACTCTGTCACTGGTGGAAAAAGAACAGAGACTCCTTGTTTTACAAGAGGCTGACTCTGCTCGACAACAAGAGCTGAGCTCCCTGCGCCAGGACGTgcaggaggcccagggaaggcagAAAGAGCTCAGCGCCCAG GTAGAATTACTGAAGCAGGAGGTGAGGGAAAAGGAGGCTGACTTTCTAGCCCAGGAAGCACATCTGCTGGAGGAGCTAGAGGCATCTCAAGTAACAGAGCAGCAGTTGCGAGCTTCCTTGTGGGCCCAGGAAGCCAAGGCAGCCCAACTACAGCTGCGACTGCGCAGCACGGAGAACCAGCTGGAGGCACTGGCTGCAGAGCAGCAGCCTGGACACCATGCCCAGGCCCAGCTGGCCAGCCTCTATTCTGTCCTTCAGCAGGCCCTGGGGTCTGTTTGTGAGAGCAGGCCTGAGCTGAGCGGTGGGGGAgactctgctccctccctcttgGGTGCTGAGCCAG ACCAGAATGAAGCTAGGATCCTCTTTAAGAGAGGACCCCTCCTGACGGCTCTCTCAGCTGAGGCGGTGGCGTCTGCCCTTCACAAGCTTCACCAGGACCTGTGGAAGACTCAACAGGCCCGG gatGATCTGAGGGATCAGGCCCAGAAGCTGGAACAGCGTCTCACTGATACGGAAGCTGAGAAGAACCAAGTCCACACAGAGCTTCGGCATCTGCAGAGACAGCTCTCCCAGAACCAGGAAG AGAAATCCaagtgggaaagaaaacagaGCTCCCTAGAATCTGAGCTGATGGAACTGCATGAAACTGTGGCATCCTTACAGAGTCGCCTACGGCGAGCAGAGCTGCAGGGAATAGAAGCCCAG AATGAGCGAGAGTTACTTCAGGCAGCAAAGGAGAACCTGACAGCCCAGGTGGAACATCTGCAAGTATCTGTTGCAGAAGCCAGGGCTCAGGCAAGTGCTGTCGGGGTCCTGGAAGAAGACCTGAGAACTGCTCGCTCAGCCCTGAAACTGAAAAACGAGGAGGTGGAGAACGAGCGTGAGAGAGCCCAGGCTCTGCAAGAGCAGGGCGAGCTGAAGGTGGCTCAGGGGAAGGCTTTGCAGGAGAATTTGGCTATCCTGGCCCACACCCTctctgagagagaaggggaggtggAGACTTTGCAGGGAAAAATCCAGGAACTGGAGACGCAACGGGAAATGCAAAAAGCTGCTTTGGAAGTGCTGTCTCTGGACCTAAAGAAGAGGAACCAAGAGGTGGATCTGCAACAAGAACAGATTCAGGAGCTAGAGAAGTGTAGGTCTGTTTTAGAGCATCTGCCCATGGCCGTCCAAGAGCGAGAGCAGAAGCTGACTGTGCAGAGAGAGCAGATCAAAGAGCTCGAGAAGGATCGAGAGACGCAGAGGAACATCTTGGAGCATCAGCTTCTAGAACTTGAGAAGAAGGCTCAGGTGATTGAGTCCCAGAAAGGACAGATTCAGGATCTGAAGAAGCAGTTGGTTACTCTGGAATGCCTGGCCCTGGAACTAGAGGAAAATCATCACAAAATGGAGTGCCAGCAAAAGGCAATTGAGGAGCTAGAGGGCCAGAGGGAAATGCAGAAAGTGGCTCTGACCCACCTTACACTGGACCtagaggaaaggagccaggagctgCAGGTGCGAAGCAGCCAGATCCATGAGCTTGAGAGCCACAGCACCCTTCTGGCAAGAGAGCTCCAGGAGAAGGACCAAGAGGTGAAGTCCCAGCGAGAACAGATTGAGGAactgcagagacagaaagagcatCTGACTCAGGACCTCGAGAGGAGGGAACAGGAGATGCTGCTGCAGAAGGAGAGGATTCAGGTCCTAGAAGATCAGCGGACGCTGCAGACCAAGATCCTAGAGGAGGACCTGGAACAGATCAAGCTGTCCTTGAGAGAGCGAGGCCGGGAGCTGGCCTCTCAGAGACAGCTGATACAGGAGCGGGCAGAGGAAGGCAAGGGCCAGAGTAAAGCACAGCGCGGGAGCCTAGAGCACCTGAAGCTGATCCTGCGTGATAAGGAGAAGGAGGTGGAATGCCAGCAGGAGCGTATCCAGGAACTTCAGGAGCACCAGGACCAGCTAGAGCAGCAGCTCCAGGGTCTACATAGGAAGGTGGGGGAGACCAGCCTACTCCTGACCCAGCGAGAGCAGGAGATAGTGGTCCTGCAGCAGCACCTGCAGGAAGCCAGGGAACAGGAGGAGCTGGAAAAGCAGTCACTTCAGGGTCAGCTGGAAGAGGCCCAGAGGGCTCTGGCCCAGAGGGACCAGGAGCTTGAGGCCCTGCAGCACCAACAGCGGCAggcccaggggcaggaggagaatgTGAAGGAAAAGACAAGCACACTACAGAGAGCTCTGGAGCAGGCCCATATGACACTAAAACAGCGCCAGGGAGAGCTTGAGGACTGCAAGGACCATGTGAGAAGGCTCCAGGAAGAGCTGGCAGTGGAGGGACAGCGGGTACAGGCCCTGGAGGAGGTGTTGGGTGACCTAAGGGCTGAGTCTCAGGAGCAGGAGAAGGCTCTGCTGGCCCTCCAGCAGCAGTGTGCTGAGCAGGCACAGAAGCACGAGGAGGAGGCCAGGGCCCTGCAGGACAACTGGCTGCAGGCAGAGGCAATGCTCAAGGAACGGGACCAGGAGCTGGACGCCCTGCGAGCAGATAGCCAGTCCTCCCAGCATCGGGAGGAGgctgcccagggccaggctgaggCTCTGCAGGAGGCCCTCAGCAAGGCTCAGGCTGCCCTGCAGGAGAAAGAGCAGCATCTCCTTGGGCAGGCAGAACTGAGCCGCAGCCTGGAGGCCAGCACTGCCACCTTGCAGGCTGCCCTGGACTCCTGCCAGGCACAAGCCCGGCAGCTGGAGGAGGCCCTGAGGAAGCAGGAAGATGAGATCAAGGACCGCGATCTCCGACACCAGGAGGCTCTGCAGCAGCTCCAGCAGGTACTTGCCCAGAGGGATGAAGAGCTGAGACATCAGAAGAAACAAATGCAGCTGCTGGAGAAGTCTTTGGCCCAGAGGGGTGGGGATGATGTGATCCAAGAGAAGCAGAATccggggcaggagagagaagaggaagagagaaggggccTTCATGAGAGCCTAAGGGAGCTACAACTGATTCTAGCCCAAAAGGAAGAGGAGATCCTGGAGCTGAGGGAGGCTCAGCAAGAGAAGAGTCTGAAGGACTCACTCCACAGCCACAAAGCGTCCCCAGTGGAGGAGCCCACTACAAAATTTGGTTCTTTAGGGCCCAGGCTGCAGCAGGAGCTGGATCGACTACAAGTAGCCCTGAGGCAGACGGAGGCCAGGGAGATCGAGTGGAGGGAGAAGGCTCAGGACTTGGCACTGTCCTTGGCCCAGAGCAAGGCCACTGTCAGCAGTCTGCAGGAGGTAGCCATGTTCCTACAAGCCTCTGTCCTGGAGCGGGACTCAGAACAGCAGAGGCTGCAG GATGAGTTGGAGCTCACCAGACGGGCTCTGGAGAAGGAGCGGCTCCATAGCCCAGGCCCGACCAGCAGAGCCGAACGGGGTCCTAGAGGAGAGGCAGGTGTACAACTGGGAGAG GTCTCAGGAGTGGAGGCTGAGCCTAGTCCTGGGCTGGAGGAGAAGCAGCTATGGGAACAAAGGCTTGAATACCTACAGCAAGCAGTGGCACGGCTGGAGATTGACCGGAGCAGGCTTCAGCGCCACAATGTCCAGCTGCGGACCACCTTGGAACAG GTGGAGCGAGAGCGGAGGAAGCTGAAGAGGGATTCCATGCGTGCATCTCGGACAGGGGTCGTAGAGATCAGTGAAGCCACAGCATCATCGCCCACACAGCAG gatggaggaggaggacagaTGCGCTCCTCAGATGCCAAGCACATGGTTGAACTGCAGAAAGAG